A single region of the Solwaraspora sp. WMMD791 genome encodes:
- a CDS encoding histone H1: MSPKETNPQEVRKEEKDMVVGTKATTRPAARRASSTGTSSRTTSARSTGAAKRTTTGQSTATAKKTAPKRTTAAAKKATAKRTTAAAKKTAPKRTTAAAKKTAPKRTTAAAKKTAPKKTTATAKKTAPKKTTAPAKKANAATKSTSARKTAPAKKSTATGPATSRATAKSTTGRKSTAKSTTAKRSTTAKSTSTPAKGTTGRAGKKVAGAVARTAGRTQQVTSPKNATPAQRGTAKKAAASRTTAKKTTKKAGTQTARKAGR; this comes from the coding sequence TTGTCTCCGAAGGAGACAAACCCACAGGAAGTCCGCAAGGAGGAGAAAGACATGGTTGTTGGCACCAAGGCCACGACCCGCCCCGCCGCTCGGCGGGCGTCGAGCACCGGCACCTCGTCGAGAACGACGTCCGCGCGGTCGACCGGCGCGGCTAAACGCACCACCACGGGACAGTCCACGGCGACCGCCAAGAAGACGGCGCCGAAGAGGACCACGGCGGCCGCGAAGAAAGCGACTGCGAAGAGGACCACGGCGGCCGCGAAGAAGACGGCGCCGAAGAGGACCACGGCGGCCGCGAAGAAGACGGCGCCGAAGAGGACCACGGCGGCCGCGAAGAAGACGGCGCCGAAGAAGACCACGGCGACCGCCAAGAAGACGGCGCCGAAGAAGACCACGGCGCCCGCCAAGAAGGCGAACGCGGCGACGAAGAGCACGTCCGCCCGCAAGACCGCTCCGGCGAAGAAGTCGACCGCCACCGGCCCGGCGACCAGCCGGGCCACGGCGAAGTCCACGACCGGCCGGAAGTCCACCGCGAAGTCCACCACGGCCAAGCGGTCGACGACCGCGAAAAGCACGTCGACCCCGGCAAAGGGCACCACCGGCCGGGCGGGGAAGAAGGTCGCCGGCGCGGTGGCACGCACTGCCGGTCGAACGCAGCAGGTCACCTCGCCGAAGAACGCCACCCCGGCGCAGCGGGGCACCGCAAAGAAGGCGGCGGCCAGCCGGACGACCGCGAAGAAGACCACCAAGAAGGCTGGTACGCAGACCGCCCGCAAGGCGGGTCGCTGA
- a CDS encoding LD-carboxypeptidase — MTGLQSAGGVSRPPALRPGDEVRVVAPAGPVAAEPVERGMAVLAGWGLRPRLARHSLSRHGYLAGTDEQRAADLVEALADPAVRGVFCTRGGYGSQRITERIDPAAVRRDPKVVCGYSDVTALHLALWRTARLASLHGPVVAWDDQRCPAESAESLRAAVMDAAPTVVARLSREASAPVVVPGRASGTLLGGNLSLLATSVGTADLPDLSGAILLIEEIGEPPYRVDRMLTQLRRSGVLAGLAGVALGQFTGCADRQGVDVAQVLGERLGDLGVPVLGGLPLGHGQTPHTVGLGVPATLDTVAGTLTVEPAVRPV, encoded by the coding sequence GTGACCGGTCTGCAGTCGGCGGGCGGGGTGTCGCGCCCGCCGGCGCTGCGCCCCGGTGACGAGGTCCGGGTGGTGGCGCCGGCCGGCCCGGTGGCGGCGGAGCCGGTCGAGCGGGGCATGGCGGTCCTGGCCGGGTGGGGGCTGCGGCCCCGGCTGGCCCGGCACTCACTGAGCCGCCACGGTTACCTCGCCGGCACGGACGAGCAGCGGGCCGCCGACCTCGTCGAGGCGCTCGCCGACCCGGCGGTGCGCGGCGTCTTCTGCACCCGGGGCGGCTACGGCAGCCAGCGGATCACCGAACGGATCGACCCGGCGGCGGTACGCCGGGATCCGAAGGTCGTCTGCGGCTACTCCGACGTGACCGCGCTGCATCTGGCGCTGTGGCGGACGGCCCGGTTGGCGAGCCTGCACGGCCCGGTCGTGGCCTGGGACGACCAGCGGTGCCCGGCGGAGTCCGCCGAGTCGCTGCGGGCGGCGGTGATGGACGCCGCGCCGACGGTCGTCGCCCGCTTGTCGCGGGAGGCGAGCGCACCGGTCGTCGTACCGGGCCGGGCGAGCGGCACGTTGCTCGGCGGCAACCTGTCGTTGCTGGCCACCTCGGTCGGTACGGCGGACCTGCCCGACCTGTCCGGCGCGATCCTGCTGATCGAGGAGATCGGTGAGCCGCCGTACCGGGTGGACCGGATGCTGACCCAGCTGCGCCGCAGCGGCGTGTTGGCCGGCCTGGCCGGGGTGGCGCTCGGGCAGTTCACCGGCTGCGCCGACCGGCAGGGGGTCGACGTCGCGCAGGTGCTCGGCGAGCGGCTGGGCGATCTCGGCGTCCCGGTGCTCGGTGGGCTGCCGCTCGGGCACGGGCAGACACCGCATACCGTCGGCCTCGGCGTGCCGGCCACGCTGGACACCGTGGCCGGCACGCTGACGGTCGAGCCGGCGGTACGGCCGGTCTGA
- a CDS encoding LacI family DNA-binding transcriptional regulator, translating into MSPSRPDPSQGDTEPPAGSAGDDRPRVRRRRVSMADVARLAGVSAQTVSRVSTGHPGVVASTREQVIAAMRQLGYRPNSAARALKYGEFRTIGVITFTLSTTGNSRTVEAIATHAAAEGYVITLIPVAAPTQDRVLGAFTRLGELAVDAVIVIMEVHLLDASTIVLPPGVHVVVVDSDAGQRYRVVDTNQADGTRQAVRHLLDLGHRTVWHVAGPPESYAAERRAAAWRATLVDAGRDVPPLRRGDWSAGTGYRIGLELAEEPDCTAVFVANDQMALGVLRAMHERGRVVPRDVSVVGFDDIAEAGSFIPPLTTVHQDFAEVGRHCVEAALLQVRTGTTQTGTTLVPTHLVVRASTAAPPQTHRPAPPP; encoded by the coding sequence ATGAGCCCTTCCCGCCCCGACCCGTCACAGGGCGACACCGAACCGCCGGCCGGCTCCGCCGGTGACGACCGGCCCCGGGTGCGGCGCCGTCGGGTCTCCATGGCCGACGTCGCCCGGCTGGCCGGTGTCTCCGCGCAGACCGTGTCCCGGGTCTCCACCGGGCATCCAGGCGTCGTGGCCAGCACCCGCGAGCAGGTGATCGCCGCCATGCGCCAGCTCGGCTACCGGCCCAACAGCGCCGCCCGCGCCCTCAAGTACGGCGAGTTCCGCACCATCGGCGTCATCACGTTCACGCTCTCCACCACCGGCAACAGCCGGACCGTCGAGGCGATCGCCACCCACGCCGCCGCAGAGGGGTACGTCATAACCCTGATCCCGGTCGCCGCACCCACCCAGGACCGGGTCCTCGGTGCCTTCACGCGGTTGGGCGAGCTCGCGGTCGACGCCGTCATCGTGATCATGGAAGTGCACCTCCTCGACGCCAGCACCATCGTGCTGCCGCCCGGTGTGCACGTCGTGGTCGTCGACTCCGACGCCGGGCAGCGCTACCGGGTCGTGGACACCAACCAGGCCGACGGCACCCGGCAGGCCGTCCGGCACCTGCTCGACCTCGGGCACCGTACGGTGTGGCACGTCGCCGGCCCGCCAGAGTCGTACGCCGCCGAGCGCCGCGCCGCCGCCTGGCGGGCCACCCTGGTCGACGCGGGCCGGGACGTACCGCCGCTGCGGCGGGGCGACTGGTCGGCCGGGACCGGCTACCGCATCGGCCTGGAGTTGGCCGAGGAGCCGGACTGTACGGCGGTCTTCGTCGCCAACGACCAGATGGCGCTCGGCGTGCTGCGGGCGATGCACGAGCGCGGCCGGGTGGTGCCGCGCGACGTCAGTGTGGTCGGCTTCGACGACATCGCCGAGGCCGGCTCGTTCATCCCGCCGCTGACCACCGTCCACCAGGACTTCGCCGAGGTCGGCCGGCACTGCGTCGAGGCGGCGCTGCTGCAGGTCCGCACCGGCACCACGCAGACCGGCACCACGTTGGTGCCGACCCATCTGGTGGTCCGGGCCAGCACCGCCGCTCCACCCCAGACACACCGACCAGCACCGCCGCCCTGA
- a CDS encoding RNB domain-containing ribonuclease, with translation MPLPRLTAPRIDFGALRRELELPTAFPPAAQREADAAAARVPLPDTDLTDVPFVTLDPPGSRDLDQAMCLARRPGGGFRIRYAIADVTPFVVDGGPLHAETWRRGQTIYLPDGAIPLHPASLSEGAASLLPDAVRPAVVWTLDLTADGDLVDTRLERARVRSRAQLDYPSAHAALVAGRLADLAAPIALLPEIGELLTARAVARGAVTLPLPDQDVESDGDGWRLVLRPPLPIEEHNAQISLLTGMAAADIMLRSGTGLLRTMPAPQPAAVSRLRAAAHALGVWWPPGAAVGDVTAGVDPAQPRGAAFLDHAAELLRGARYTAFAGEPPAETGHGGVGAPYAHVTAPLRRLADRYATEVCLAVTAGREVPAAVVEALPRLPEVMAGTDRIAGAAARAAVDLTEAVLLQHRLGAEFDVAVLDADPGTATRAPRATVALDAPAVIARCAGAPPVGERVRVRLVTADPASRQVLFRYPADAPADAPDGTG, from the coding sequence GTGCCGCTCCCACGTCTGACTGCGCCCCGGATCGACTTCGGCGCGCTGCGCCGCGAGCTGGAACTGCCCACGGCGTTCCCGCCTGCGGCGCAGCGTGAGGCGGACGCGGCGGCGGCCCGCGTACCGTTGCCGGACACCGACCTGACCGACGTCCCGTTCGTCACCCTCGACCCACCCGGGTCGCGCGACCTGGACCAGGCGATGTGCCTGGCCCGCCGTCCCGGTGGCGGCTTCCGCATCCGGTACGCCATCGCCGACGTCACCCCGTTCGTCGTCGACGGTGGCCCGCTGCACGCCGAGACCTGGCGTCGTGGCCAGACCATCTACCTGCCCGACGGTGCGATCCCACTGCACCCGGCCAGCCTGAGCGAAGGTGCCGCCAGCCTGCTGCCCGACGCCGTACGGCCCGCCGTGGTCTGGACCCTCGACCTGACCGCGGACGGTGATCTCGTGGACACCCGGCTGGAGCGGGCCCGGGTGCGTAGCCGGGCCCAGCTGGACTACCCGTCGGCGCATGCCGCGCTGGTCGCCGGCCGGCTCGCCGACCTCGCCGCACCGATCGCGCTGTTGCCGGAGATCGGCGAACTGTTGACCGCGCGGGCGGTGGCCCGGGGCGCGGTGACCCTGCCGCTGCCCGATCAGGACGTCGAGTCCGACGGCGACGGCTGGCGACTCGTGCTGCGACCGCCGCTGCCGATCGAGGAACACAACGCGCAGATCTCGCTGCTGACCGGCATGGCCGCCGCCGACATCATGCTGCGGTCCGGGACCGGACTGCTGCGTACCATGCCCGCGCCGCAGCCGGCGGCGGTGAGCCGGTTGCGGGCCGCCGCCCACGCCCTCGGCGTCTGGTGGCCACCGGGCGCGGCCGTCGGTGACGTGACCGCCGGGGTCGACCCGGCCCAGCCGCGCGGAGCCGCGTTCCTCGACCACGCCGCCGAACTGCTGCGGGGCGCCCGGTACACGGCCTTCGCCGGTGAGCCGCCGGCCGAGACCGGCCACGGCGGCGTCGGGGCACCGTACGCGCACGTCACCGCGCCGCTGCGGCGGCTGGCCGACCGGTACGCCACCGAGGTGTGTCTGGCGGTGACCGCAGGGCGGGAGGTCCCGGCGGCGGTCGTCGAGGCGTTGCCCCGGCTACCGGAGGTGATGGCCGGCACCGACCGGATCGCAGGCGCCGCCGCCCGCGCGGCGGTCGACCTGACCGAGGCGGTGCTGTTGCAGCACCGCCTCGGTGCCGAGTTCGACGTCGCGGTGCTGGACGCCGACCCGGGTACCGCGACCCGCGCGCCGCGTGCCACCGTCGCCCTCGACGCACCGGCCGTCATCGCCCGGTGCGCCGGCGCACCGCCGGTGGGCGAGCGGGTCCGGGTCAGGCTGGTGACGGCCGATCCGGCCAGCCGGCAGGTGCTGTTCCGCTATCCGGCCGACGCACCCGCCGACGCGCCGGACGGCACCGGCTAG
- the npdG gene encoding NADPH-dependent F420 reductase, whose amino-acid sequence MGYDASTLPDVTGLTVGIIGGTGDQGRGLAYRFARAGQRVRIGSRDAARAAAAATEIAALPGVPAGTISGAGNDEVCADSDVVVIAVPWEGHEATLVALRDQLVGTIVVDCVNPLGFDKQGPYALPVEQGSAAQQAAALLPDSRVCAAFHHVSAPLLADPAIERIDLDVLICAEDRDAVAVVAALAARIPGMRGIYAGRLRNAHQIEALTANLIAINRRYKTHSGVRITEV is encoded by the coding sequence ATGGGATACGACGCCAGCACACTGCCCGACGTCACGGGGCTGACGGTCGGCATCATCGGCGGCACCGGCGACCAGGGGCGCGGGTTGGCGTACCGGTTCGCCCGGGCCGGCCAGCGGGTGCGGATCGGCTCACGTGACGCGGCCCGCGCCGCCGCCGCCGCTACCGAGATCGCCGCCCTGCCCGGGGTGCCCGCCGGCACCATCAGCGGGGCCGGCAACGACGAGGTCTGCGCCGACTCCGACGTGGTGGTCATCGCGGTGCCATGGGAAGGGCACGAGGCCACCCTTGTCGCGTTGCGTGATCAGCTCGTCGGCACGATCGTGGTCGACTGCGTGAACCCGCTCGGATTCGACAAGCAGGGGCCGTACGCGTTGCCCGTCGAGCAGGGCAGCGCCGCACAGCAGGCCGCCGCGTTGCTGCCGGACTCGCGGGTCTGCGCGGCGTTCCACCATGTCAGCGCACCGTTGCTGGCGGATCCGGCGATCGAGCGGATCGACCTGGACGTGCTGATCTGCGCCGAGGATCGCGACGCCGTCGCGGTGGTCGCTGCGTTGGCCGCCCGGATCCCGGGGATGCGGGGCATCTACGCCGGCCGGCTGCGCAACGCCCACCAGATCGAGGCGTTGACCGCCAACCTGATCGCGATCAACCGTCGGTACAAGACCCACTCCGGGGTACGGATCACCGAGGTCTGA
- a CDS encoding NAD+ synthase, translating into MPTLRIALAQVNPTVGDLSGNARLVRDTARTAVEAGGQLIVFPEMMLTGYPVEDLVFRESFVAASRAALGRLAADLAADGLGEVPVLVGYLDADGPAAISAEADPGRGPRNALAVLYDGGVAATYLKHHLPNYGVFDEDRYFVPGTALTVVRVGGVDVALTICEDLWQAGGPFTAARRAGVGLVVTVNGSPYELDKDDARLPLVRRRAAEAGATVAYVNLVGGQDELIFDGDSMIVAADGTLLARAPQFVEHLLLHDLDLPAADAPAQDVGASTATTDAGEAAAEDGMSIDRVTIGGPLPVPGGAPARGGIAAPLTAEAEIWSALVLGLRDYVRKNGFSSVVLGLSGGIDSAVVATIAVDALGADRVVGVSLPSQFSSEHSRADAAELAKRTGLDYRVEPIQPMVDPFLANISLSGLAVENLQARVRGVILMALSNQEGHLVLTTGNKSELAVGYSTLYGDSVGGFNPIKDVWKTLVWKLARWRNDDAIRRGEEPPVPENSIAKPPSAELRPGQLDTDSLPDYAVLDAVLSGYIDGDAGRDDLIAAGHDPQLVDRVLRMVDLAEYKRRQSAPGSKISIKAFGRDRRLPITNRWREPGDG; encoded by the coding sequence ATGCCGACGCTGCGCATCGCCCTCGCCCAGGTCAACCCGACGGTTGGCGACCTGTCGGGCAACGCCCGGCTGGTCCGCGACACCGCCCGTACGGCGGTGGAGGCAGGCGGGCAACTGATCGTCTTCCCGGAGATGATGCTCACCGGCTACCCGGTGGAGGACCTGGTGTTCCGGGAGTCGTTCGTCGCCGCCTCCCGGGCCGCCCTCGGGCGTCTCGCCGCCGACCTCGCCGCCGACGGCCTCGGCGAAGTGCCGGTGCTGGTCGGCTATCTCGATGCCGACGGGCCGGCGGCGATCAGCGCCGAGGCCGACCCGGGGCGTGGGCCACGCAACGCCCTCGCGGTGTTGTACGACGGCGGCGTGGCCGCCACCTACCTCAAGCACCACCTGCCCAACTACGGCGTCTTCGACGAGGACCGCTACTTCGTGCCCGGCACGGCGCTGACCGTCGTGCGGGTCGGCGGAGTAGACGTGGCGTTGACCATCTGCGAGGACCTGTGGCAGGCCGGCGGTCCGTTCACCGCCGCCCGCCGGGCCGGCGTCGGCCTGGTGGTCACGGTCAACGGATCGCCGTACGAGTTGGACAAGGACGACGCCCGGCTGCCGCTGGTGCGTCGACGTGCCGCCGAGGCCGGTGCCACGGTCGCGTACGTCAATCTCGTCGGCGGCCAGGACGAGCTGATCTTCGACGGCGATTCGATGATCGTCGCGGCGGACGGCACGCTGCTGGCCCGCGCGCCCCAGTTCGTGGAGCACCTGCTGCTGCACGACCTCGACCTGCCGGCCGCCGACGCCCCGGCGCAGGACGTCGGCGCCAGCACCGCGACGACCGACGCCGGGGAGGCTGCCGCCGAGGACGGGATGAGCATCGACCGGGTGACGATCGGTGGCCCGCTGCCGGTTCCGGGCGGTGCCCCGGCGCGTGGTGGGATCGCCGCGCCGCTGACGGCCGAGGCGGAGATCTGGTCGGCACTGGTACTGGGCCTGCGCGACTACGTCCGCAAGAACGGCTTCTCCTCGGTGGTGCTGGGGCTCTCCGGTGGCATCGACTCGGCGGTGGTGGCGACCATCGCGGTGGACGCGCTCGGCGCGGACCGGGTCGTCGGGGTGTCGCTGCCCAGCCAGTTCTCCTCCGAGCATTCCCGCGCCGACGCCGCCGAACTGGCCAAGCGGACCGGACTGGACTACCGGGTGGAGCCGATCCAGCCGATGGTCGACCCGTTCCTGGCCAACATCTCGCTCTCCGGCCTGGCGGTGGAGAACCTGCAGGCCCGGGTGCGCGGGGTGATCCTGATGGCGTTGTCCAACCAGGAGGGCCACCTGGTGCTGACCACTGGCAACAAGAGCGAGCTCGCGGTCGGCTACTCCACTTTGTACGGTGACTCGGTCGGCGGCTTCAACCCGATCAAGGACGTGTGGAAGACCCTGGTGTGGAAGCTGGCCCGATGGCGCAACGACGACGCCATCCGGCGCGGCGAGGAACCGCCCGTCCCGGAGAACTCGATCGCCAAACCGCCCAGCGCCGAGCTGCGCCCCGGGCAGCTCGACACCGATTCGCTGCCCGACTACGCGGTGCTCGACGCGGTGCTCAGCGGGTACATCGACGGCGACGCCGGCCGGGACGACCTGATCGCCGCCGGGCACGACCCTCAGCTGGTGGACCGGGTGCTGCGGATGGTGGATCTGGCCGAGTACAAGCGCCGGCAGTCCGCGCCCGGTTCCAAGATCTCCATCAAGGCGTTCGGCCGGGACCGCCGGCTGCCGATCACCAACCGGTGGCGGGAGCCCGGTGACGGCTGA
- a CDS encoding HAD family hydrolase, whose product MLPTPHALLLDFGGVLVDAPARSPQPTGLVDRLRELTGDRMTVEAITRSLTDGRRAYAAWRDRVGEQDRPREYGHRQVWQEFITVGWPAEARDAVLDQATPLSYQWTRRPDWAVRPGIREALTTAAEAGLPLAIVSNTLCGAAHRDFLAEVGLGDRFAVQIYSDEAGVRKPNPEVAWLAAQAIGVPVERCWFVGDSPARDVPCARRAGAGAAVLMVSERTARERGLPDGVPDVTVEDGHGLRRLLDQAK is encoded by the coding sequence ATGCTGCCTACCCCCCACGCCCTGCTGCTCGACTTCGGTGGCGTCCTCGTCGACGCCCCGGCCCGATCCCCGCAGCCGACCGGACTCGTCGACCGACTCCGGGAGCTGACCGGCGACCGGATGACCGTCGAGGCCATCACCCGGTCGCTGACCGACGGGCGGCGCGCGTACGCCGCCTGGCGCGACCGGGTGGGCGAGCAGGACCGCCCACGGGAGTACGGCCACCGGCAGGTGTGGCAGGAGTTCATCACCGTCGGCTGGCCGGCCGAGGCGCGTGACGCCGTACTGGATCAGGCGACCCCGCTGAGTTACCAGTGGACCCGGCGGCCGGACTGGGCGGTCCGTCCCGGGATCCGCGAGGCACTGACCACCGCCGCCGAGGCCGGCCTGCCGCTGGCGATCGTCAGCAACACGCTGTGCGGCGCCGCGCACCGCGACTTCCTCGCCGAGGTCGGTCTCGGCGACCGGTTCGCCGTGCAGATCTACAGCGACGAGGCCGGGGTACGCAAGCCCAACCCGGAGGTCGCCTGGCTGGCGGCGCAGGCGATCGGCGTACCGGTCGAGCGCTGCTGGTTCGTCGGCGACAGCCCGGCCCGGGACGTTCCGTGTGCCCGGCGTGCCGGCGCCGGCGCCGCCGTACTGATGGTGTCGGAGCGCACCGCGCGGGAACGCGGGCTGCCCGACGGCGTACCGGACGTGACCGTCGAGGACGGACACGGCCTGCGCCGGCTGCTCGACCAGGCGAAGTGA
- the glnA gene encoding type I glutamate--ammonia ligase: MDRQQEFVLRTLEERDIRFVRLWFTDVLGTLKSVSVAPAELEAAFEEGIGFDGSAIEGFARVFESDMVAMPDPTTFQVFPFEGGVSGESARMFCDILLPDGTPSWADPRHVLRRALSRAADKGFTFYTHPEIEFFLLESSPTDGSTPVPVDSGGYFDHTTHAVARDFRRQAVLALERIGISVEYSHHEVAPGQQEIDLRYADALTTADNIMTFRHVVKEVALSHGVAATFMPKPFTDQPGSGMHTHLSLFEGERNAFHDASDPMKISKVAKAFIAGLLVHAPEYTAVTNQWVNSYKRLFPQALPDRITESPAYVCWGHLNRSALVRVPAYGKPNSARVEVRSLDSATNPYLAFAVMLGAGLKGIEEGYELPPGSEDDVSALSAAERKAMGYESLPENLSEAIEVMARSELVAEVLGEHVFDFFLRNKRSEWEQYRREVTPYERRRYLGAL; this comes from the coding sequence GTGGACCGTCAGCAGGAGTTCGTGCTCCGTACTCTGGAAGAGCGCGACATCCGTTTCGTTCGGTTGTGGTTCACCGACGTGCTCGGCACGCTCAAGAGCGTCTCGGTCGCGCCGGCTGAGCTCGAGGCAGCATTCGAAGAAGGCATCGGTTTCGATGGATCCGCCATCGAAGGCTTCGCCCGGGTCTTCGAGTCCGACATGGTCGCCATGCCGGATCCCACTACTTTCCAGGTGTTCCCCTTCGAGGGCGGCGTCAGCGGCGAGAGCGCCCGGATGTTCTGCGACATCCTGCTGCCCGACGGTACGCCGTCCTGGGCCGACCCCCGGCACGTGCTGCGCCGGGCCCTGTCGCGGGCGGCGGACAAGGGCTTCACCTTCTACACCCACCCCGAGATCGAGTTCTTCCTGTTGGAGAGCAGCCCGACCGACGGCTCCACCCCGGTGCCGGTCGACTCCGGCGGCTACTTCGACCACACCACCCACGCGGTGGCCCGCGACTTCCGCCGCCAGGCGGTGCTGGCCCTGGAACGGATCGGCATCTCGGTCGAGTACAGCCACCACGAGGTCGCCCCCGGCCAGCAGGAGATCGACCTGCGCTACGCCGACGCGCTGACCACCGCCGACAACATCATGACCTTCCGGCACGTGGTGAAGGAGGTGGCCCTGTCGCATGGCGTCGCGGCGACCTTCATGCCCAAGCCCTTCACCGACCAGCCCGGCAGCGGCATGCACACCCACCTGTCGCTGTTCGAAGGTGAGCGCAACGCCTTCCACGACGCCAGCGACCCGATGAAGATCTCCAAGGTCGCCAAGGCGTTCATCGCCGGCCTACTGGTGCACGCCCCCGAGTACACCGCGGTCACCAACCAGTGGGTCAACTCCTACAAGCGACTGTTCCCGCAGGCGTTGCCGGACCGGATCACCGAGTCCCCGGCGTACGTGTGCTGGGGGCACCTCAACCGGTCCGCCCTGGTGCGGGTGCCGGCGTACGGCAAGCCGAACTCGGCCCGGGTCGAGGTCCGGTCGCTGGACTCGGCGACCAACCCGTACCTGGCCTTCGCGGTCATGCTCGGTGCCGGCCTCAAGGGCATCGAGGAGGGCTACGAGCTGCCGCCCGGCTCCGAGGACGACGTGTCGGCGTTGTCGGCGGCCGAGCGCAAGGCGATGGGGTACGAGTCGCTGCCGGAGAACCTCTCCGAGGCGATCGAGGTGATGGCCCGCTCGGAGCTGGTCGCCGAGGTGCTCGGCGAGCACGTCTTCGACTTCTTCCTGCGCAACAAGCGTTCCGAGTGGGAGCAGTACCGCCGCGAGGTCACCCCGTACGAGCGTCGACGCTACCTCGGCGCGCTCTGA
- a CDS encoding DUF350 domain-containing protein, translating to MLEDLLTGAWQSIVFGVAGIALMAAGFVVVDWLTPGKLRELIWVQRNANAGLLLAANQLGVAGIVFTAILTSYPSFVKGLASTILFGLIGLGVMALAFVVLDWLTPGRLGVVICSDEPHPAALVSAASHLGAALIVCACIT from the coding sequence GTGTTGGAGGATCTGCTCACCGGAGCCTGGCAGAGCATCGTGTTCGGGGTGGCCGGCATCGCGCTGATGGCCGCCGGTTTCGTGGTGGTGGACTGGCTGACTCCCGGGAAACTGCGGGAGCTGATCTGGGTGCAGCGCAACGCCAACGCCGGACTGCTGCTGGCCGCCAACCAGCTCGGTGTGGCCGGGATCGTCTTCACCGCGATTCTCACCAGCTACCCGTCGTTCGTGAAGGGACTCGCCTCCACCATCCTGTTCGGGCTGATCGGCCTGGGTGTCATGGCGCTGGCCTTCGTCGTGCTGGACTGGCTGACCCCGGGCCGGCTCGGCGTGGTGATCTGCTCCGACGAACCACACCCGGCCGCCCTGGTCAGCGCCGCCTCCCACCTCGGTGCCGCGCTGATCGTCTGCGCCTGCATCACCTGA
- the panB gene encoding 3-methyl-2-oxobutanoate hydroxymethyltransferase, producing MPGAEPTEVVALYGGPVSRRVRTRDLIAAKERGERWAMLTSYDQYTAAIFDQAGIPVLLVGDSAANNVFGHETTVPVTVDELLPLVRAVVRATRGALVVGDLPFGSYEEGPTQALRTAVRFMKEGGCGAVKLEGGRRVADQIAALTGAGIPVMAHVGFTPQREHTIGGYRVQGRGDAADEVIADAHAVAEAGAFAVVLEMVPGEVAKRITHDLAVPTVGIGAGPETDAQVLVWQDMAGMRSGPTQRFVKTYADLAGVLADATRRYADDVRGGRFPAAEHTF from the coding sequence ATGCCAGGTGCCGAGCCCACCGAGGTGGTCGCGCTCTACGGCGGCCCGGTCAGCCGCCGGGTGCGCACCCGTGACCTGATCGCCGCGAAGGAACGTGGCGAGCGGTGGGCCATGCTGACCTCGTACGACCAGTACACCGCCGCGATCTTCGACCAGGCCGGCATTCCGGTGCTGCTGGTCGGCGATTCCGCGGCGAACAACGTCTTCGGCCACGAGACGACCGTGCCGGTCACCGTCGACGAGCTGCTGCCTCTGGTCCGGGCCGTGGTCCGGGCCACCCGGGGCGCGCTTGTCGTCGGCGACCTGCCGTTCGGCTCCTACGAGGAAGGGCCGACCCAGGCGCTGCGGACCGCGGTGCGGTTCATGAAGGAGGGCGGCTGCGGCGCGGTCAAACTCGAGGGCGGCCGGCGGGTCGCCGACCAGATCGCGGCGCTGACCGGGGCCGGCATTCCGGTGATGGCGCACGTCGGTTTCACCCCGCAGCGGGAACACACCATCGGCGGCTACCGGGTGCAGGGCCGTGGCGACGCCGCCGACGAGGTGATCGCCGACGCCCACGCGGTGGCCGAGGCCGGCGCGTTCGCCGTGGTGCTGGAGATGGTGCCCGGCGAGGTCGCCAAACGGATCACCCACGACCTGGCGGTACCGACGGTCGGCATCGGCGCCGGCCCTGAGACCGACGCGCAGGTGCTGGTCTGGCAGGACATGGCGGGGATGCGCTCCGGGCCGACCCAGCGGTTCGTCAAGACCTACGCCGACCTGGCCGGGGTGCTGGCCGACGCGACCCGCCGGTACGCCGACGACGTCCGGGGCGGTCGGTTCCCCGCCGCCGAGCACACCTTCTGA